The segment AACGACATCAGGCCCTACGCCTGCGTATACGTCCCGCGGGTGCTGGAGAAGCTCCACGAAGGGATCATGGCGAAGCTGCGGGAGGCGCCGGAGAGCAAGAAGAAGCTCTTCAACTGGGCCATGAAGGCGGGCAGGAAGGCGGTACCGTACAAGATTTCCGGCCGGCCCATACCCTTTCCCAACAGCGTGACGTACAAGCTGGCGGACAAGGTGATCTTTTCCAAGCTCCGGGCGGCCCTCGGCCTTGACCGGATGGTCGTCCTGGGCGTCGGCGGCGCGCCGCTGGCCGTCAACATCAATGAGTTCTTCCAGGCCATCGGCGTCGAGGTGCACCTCGGCTACGGCCTGACCGAAACCACGCCGGTGACGCACCTTAACACCTTCAGCTACATCAAGCCGATAAAACTTCCCACCTGCGGCCCGGCCTTCCCGGGGACCGAGTGCAAGATCGCCGATGACGGCGAGGTCATGATCCGCGGACCCCAGGTCATGAAGGGATATTACAACAGGCCCGCCGACACCAAGGAGGTCCTGACCAAGGACGGCTGGTTCCACACCGGCGACATCGGCCTCATCGACGAGGACGGCTATCTCCAGATCACCGACCGCAAAAAGGACATCATCATCACCGCCGGCGGCAAGAACGTGGCCCCGCAGGTGATCGAGGGCATGTTCATCGCCCATCCCTTTATCGAGCAGATGGCAGTAATCGGGGACCAGATGAAGTTCCTCGTGTCCCTCATCGTTCCCTGCTTCCCCGAGGTGGCGAAGTGGGCGAAATCGAAGGGCATCGCCGATACCGAACCGGGCAAGCTTATAAAGAACCCCGAGGTTCTGAAAAAGTTCAAGGAAATCGTGGACGAACTGAACAGGCCCCTCGGCAGGGTCGAGCAGATCAAGAACTTCGCGCTTCTTGAGCAGCCCTTCACCCAGGAATCGGGCGAGCTCACGCCGACCCTCAAGGTCAAGAGAAAGATCGTGTTGAAGAACTACAAGGATACGATCGATGGATTGTATAAAGAATAAACCCAATTATAAAACGAGGGCGGGGTTTCGTAACCCCGCCCTCGTTTTTCCCCATGCTTTCCGCATCCCCGGCCAAAAAGGTATTCGCCTGCACAGGTAAACGCACGTCATGGTCCCGGTCACCGGAGGGGCAACTCAGGGAATTTTATTGCTCCTGACCCAGATCCTCATCTCCTCGGCCTG is part of the Spirochaetota bacterium genome and harbors:
- a CDS encoding long-chain fatty acid--CoA ligase, producing MGAFKPYDETTIPGIFKNRVERHPKKVFAKIREGKDWKDYTYEDTNEQVDALASYFIKKGIKPKDIIAIYSNNRPEWCISDITSLAIGAADATIYPTNSGPEAAYILNDSKAKICMCSGKFQVDNLLGEKKNLKNLKEIIVFDNLDYKDKMVTKFSEALAIGRKNLNQKEIDKRLRKINLEETATLIYTSGTTGNPKGVMLTHNNLVINVKQFLEHHPFPKENFEALCVSLLPLSHSLERTIGYNSFIHEGGTIAYTKGADTLVADLNDIRPYACVYVPRVLEKLHEGIMAKLREAPESKKKLFNWAMKAGRKAVPYKISGRPIPFPNSVTYKLADKVIFSKLRAALGLDRMVVLGVGGAPLAVNINEFFQAIGVEVHLGYGLTETTPVTHLNTFSYIKPIKLPTCGPAFPGTECKIADDGEVMIRGPQVMKGYYNRPADTKEVLTKDGWFHTGDIGLIDEDGYLQITDRKKDIIITAGGKNVAPQVIEGMFIAHPFIEQMAVIGDQMKFLVSLIVPCFPEVAKWAKSKGIADTEPGKLIKNPEVLKKFKEIVDELNRPLGRVEQIKNFALLEQPFTQESGELTPTLKVKRKIVLKNYKDTIDGLYKE